Genomic DNA from Penaeus monodon isolate SGIC_2016 chromosome 15, NSTDA_Pmon_1, whole genome shotgun sequence:
NNNNNNNNNNNNNNNNNNNNNNNNNNNNNNNNNNNNNNNNNNNNNNNNNNNNNNNNNNNNNNNNNNNNNNNNNNNNNNNNNNNNNNNNNNNNNNNNNNNNNNNNNNNNNNNNNNNNNNNNNNNNNNNNNNNNNNNNNNNNNNNNNNNNNNNNNNNNNNNNNNNNNNNNNNNNNNNNNNNNNNNNNNNNNNNNNNNNNNNNNNTTTNNNNNNNNNNNNNNNNNNNNNNNNNNNNNNNNNNNNNNNNNNNNNNNNNNNNNNNNNNNNNNNNNNNNNNNNNNNNNNNNNNNNNNNNNNNNNNNNNNNNNNNNNNNNNNNNNNNNNNNNNNNNNNNNNNNNNNNNNNNNNNNNNNNNNNNNNNNNNNNNNNNNNNNNNNNNNNNNNNNNNNNNNNNNNNNNNNNNNNNNNNNNNNNNNNNNNNNNNNNNNNNNNNNNNNNNNNNNNNNNNNNNNNNNNNNNNNNNNNNNNNNNNNNNNNNNNNNNNNNNNNNNNNNNNNNNNNNNNNNNNNNNNNNNNNNNNNNNNNNNNNNNNNNNNNNNNNNNNNNNNNNNNNNNNNNNNTTTTTAAAANNNNNNNNNNNNNNNNNNNNNNNNNNNNNNNNNNNNNNNNNNNNNNNNNNNNNNNNNNNNNNNNNNNNNNNNNNNNNNNNNNNNNNNNNNNNNNNNNNNNNNNNNNNNNNNNNNNNNNNNNNNNNNNNNNNNNNNNNNNNNNNNNNNNNNNNNNNNNNNNNNNNNNNNNNNNNNNNNNNNNNNNNNNNNNNNNNNNNNNNNNNNNNNNNNNNNNNNNNNNNNNNNNNNNNNNNNNNNNNNNNNNNNNNNNNNNNNNNNNNNNNNNNNNNNNNNNNNNNNNNNNNNNNNNNNNNNNNNNNNNNNNNNNNNNNNNNNNNNNNNNNNNNNNNNNNNNNNNNNNNNNNNNNNNNNNNNNNNNNNNNNNNNNNNNNNNNNNNNNNNNNNNNNNNNNNNNNNNNNNNNNNNNNNNNNNNNNNNNNNNNNNNNNNNNNNNNNNNNNNNNNNNNNNNNNNNNNNNNNNNNNNNNNNNNNNNNNNNNNNNNNNNNNNNNNNNNNNNNNNNNNNNNNNNNNNNNNNNNNNNNNNNNNNNNNNNNNNNNNNNNNNNNNNNNNNNNNNNNNNNNNNNNNNNNNNNNNNNNNNNNNNNNNNNNNNNNNNNNNNNNNNNNNNNNNNNNNNNNNNNNNNNNNNNNNNNNNNNNNNNNNNNNNNNNNNNNNNNNNNNNNNNNNNNNNNNNNNNNNNNNNNNNNNNNNNNNNNNNNNNNNNNNNNNNNNNNNNNNNNNNNNNNNNNNNNNNNNNNNNNNNNNNNNNNNNNNNNNNNNNNNNNNNNNNNNNNNNNNNNNNNNNNNNNNNNNNNNNNNNNNNNNNNNNNNNNNNNNNNNNNNNNNNNNNNNNNNNNNNNNNNNNNNNNNNNNNNNNNNNNNNNNNNNNNNNNNNNNNNNNNNNNNNNNNNNNNNNNAAATTNNNNNNNNNNNNNNNNNNNNNNNNNNNNNNNNNNNNNNNNNNNNNNNNNNNNNNNNNNNNNNNNNNNNNtaaaattccctttttaactaataaattttttttttaaatatttaattttaaaaaaatttcttttacccGTTTACTGAATGTTACCCCCAAACCCACTGGGCCCAATTTGGGAACgagaaaaaccccgttttttcgtttttttttcccacactaaaaaaaccccaatttttttttcccttcccacccttttgtttttaaaaaaatttaagccaTTTCCAAACCCTTTNNNNNNNNNNNNNNNNNNNNNNNNNNNNNNNNNNNNNNNNNNNNNNNNNNNNNNNNNNNNNNNNtttctttttttccccccctttttttccccccttcttccctcctcccctgtctCNNNNNNNNNNNNNNNNNNNNNNNNNNNNNNNNNNNNNNNNNNNNNNNNNNNNNNNNNNNNNNNNNNNNNNNNNNNNNNNNNNNNNNNNNNNNNNNNNNNNNNNNNNNNNNNNNNNNNNNNNNNNNNNNNNNNNNNNNNNNNNNNNNNNNNNNNNNNNNNNNNNNNNNNNNNNNNNNNNNNNNNNNNNNNNNNNNNNNNNNNNNNNNNNNNNNNNNNNNNNNNNNNNNNNNNNNNNNNNNNNNNNNNNNNNNNNNNNNNNNNNNNNNNNNNNNNNNNNNNNNNNNNNNNNNNNNNNNNNNNNNNNNNNNNNNNNNNNNNNNNNNNNNNNNNNNNNNNNNNNNNNNNNNNNNNNNNNNNNNNNNNNNNNNNNNNNNNNNNNNNNNNNNNNNNNNNNNNNNNNNNNNNNNNNNNNNNNNNNNNNNNNNNNNNNNNNNNNNNNNNNNNNNNNNNNNNNNNNNNNNNNNNNNNNNNNNNNNNNNNNNNNNNNNNNNNNNNNNNNNNNNNNNNNNNNNNNNNNNNNNNNNNNNNNNNNNNNNNNNNNNNNNNNNNNNNNNNNNNNNNNNNNNNNNNNNNNNNNNNNNNNNNNNNNNNNNNNNNNNNNNNNNNNNNNNNNNNNNNNNNNNNNNNNNNNNNNNNNNNNNNNNNNNNNNNNNNNNNNNNNNNNNNNNNNNNNNNNNNNNNNNNNNNNNNNNNNNNNNNNNNNNNNNNNNNNNNNNNNNNNNNNNNNNNNNNNNNNNNNNNNNNNNNNNNNNNNNNNNNNNNNNNNNNNNNNNNNNNGCAGCAGAGGAGCGGAGGCCCCGAGTAGGGCCCACGCGGCACCTGGAAGAGCAGGTCGGCGAGGGTGATGGGGACGTCCTCGGAGGGAGGAAGCTCCTGGCCATACTTCCAGCCCGTCACCTGGTAGACGACGGCGCTGTAGGTCTCATTCTGGAGGGCGAAGAGAGGTCGCGTTGGGTCAGGGAGCTCGAATGGCACGGGGTCGGTGGTTGTGGGATGTTAGAACGGAAGATGGAATTGAGATTTACACCGTAATGATCGGTAATTAGACTGCTAAGAAGATATTATCGCTGTGTTTGGTTTATGAATGGAAGAAATAATTCGtaggataaattaataaaaaaataataatgaaaatcaaatcaaatctataACCACTTTTAAAATATGGTAGTGACGAATACTCATAAACTGTTTCTAATGaacttcctgtatttttttttatctaagattTTGTCAGAAGCATAACTCATGTGGCAAAACTTTGTCTGCTATGAATCGTATCGAAAAAGAATTTGCATATAGGCTGCAAGGAAGATGCCAACATATCTGCATATCACGNNNNNNNNNNNNNNNNNNNNNNNCCACTACATATGAAGCGATGATTAATGTTGGCATTCTTAACTACCGCAAGACCGTACCTGTGGGTTGGTAACAGTGACGCGGGCTTGTAAGAGAGACTGGGAATAAGGTTGGATAGAGAGGGTACGAACGCGATGACGCCCAAAGGTCCACTCCTCCTCTTGGTCTGGCAACACTGCTGGGAACTCGTCCTGGTGAGAGCCGAATAGGCTTTTACTTACAAGATTCATGGGGCTGCNNNNNNNNNNNNNNNNNNNNNNNNNNNNNNTCCTTAAAAGATTCATGGTACTGtcatctctttaattttttttttcatttttttctaagagtctaaatacataaataatttttgtgATAACAGAAGGTACTTcgttgccagaaaaaaaaaataaacataagcatttattttattctctctccatgATTAGTAACTGTCTTGATGGTAACCGTAATGACAAGTTCCTGAGTAGAAATGCATNNNNNNNNNNNNNNNNNNNNNNNNNNNNNNNNNNNNNNNNNNNNNNNNNNNNNNNNNNNNNNNNNNNNNNGCTGACTTACCTTGTCCGAGAACTCATTGAGGAACACCACCACGGGACAGGATCTCTCGAACACCAGGCGCCAGAACCTCTCCGATGTCGATGCTAACGGGTGTTCAGTGACCATGAAGGCCTCCTTGTTGGTAAGCCCGGTCACTCTGATGGCGTTGATGTACTGAGATTCGTGGACACCTTCTTGGGCAGCGAGACAGACCCTCCAGGTGTCCGAGGGGAAAGCTGCGTGGTTCCGTGTGAGGGCAGAGACATCCTGTTGTTCAGCTACCCTGTACGTGAGCGCCGAAGGAAGGGCCTTGAGCTTCCTGTACTGGTTAGGACACTCGAGAAGAAGGCGTGGCACCTCTTCGAGGAGGCTGGCCAACTGCACGTTCGTACTGGTGCCGAACAAAATTTCGTCGAGTATCTGTAGCGCGAGACTGTACTGCGCGAACGACTCGACGAGACGCGCCCTGCTGTCCCTGAGGCGGGCCAGGGCCTCAACGGGGTCCATGGAGTCTTCCAGGTCTAGGCTGTCGAGTAGGAGCAGCACCAGCAGCACCGTCCCCGTTCGCCCAATGCCGGCCGAACAGTGCACGACCGTCACGCCTGAGCAATCACCGTGAATTCATTTTAACTCCCGAGAATGCCTCAGTCACAGGGaaaacaatcaataaataaacaagaaataccTGTAAAAATAATCACATGGCCTGCTTTCCACGTTTCCCCGACTCCGAAACCCACAGCAGAGTCATACCTGTGTTACGAAACACTAAGAAGcatcataacaaaataatgacaGCGTAACGAAAGACTCACCATGTGGATGCCTGACTCTGAAGTGTCTCATCATTGAAGCTAGAGACAGTGCCTCCCCTGGAACGCCATGGTCAGGCCAGCTAATGAACTGATAATGCCAAAGTTCTCGCCGCTGACCGTTACGAGTCGTCTGGAAGAGGCGATACatcacaccatttttttttctctctcacgcttATAAGCAGTCGTTACTCTTATCTAAACACGCATTGTGAGTCCTTTCAAATGTAGATCATATAGGCAAAGACTAACACTAACTTACCAGGCAAACTCTTGTCAACATGAAATGGGGCAAATTTTCCCTGCTCACAACACTGACTATCATTTCTTCTGTTTCCACGCTCGAGCCAAAGCGTAGATACTCTGCCACTTTCGGCTGTGAACAGTTTAATAGCAATTAATTACACAAGATTAGCACACAAACAAGCTACATAGCANNNNNNNNNNNNNNNNNNNNNNNNNNNNNNNNNNNNNNNNNNNNNNNNNNNNNNNNNNNNNNNNNNNNNNNNNNNNNNNNNNNNNNNNNNNNNNNNNNNNNNNNNNNNNNNNNNNNNNNNNNNNNNNNNNNNNNNNNNNNNNNNNNNNNNNNNNNNNNNNNNNNNNNNNNNNNNNNNNNNNTCTGTTTATTCAACTTCTATTTCATCTcaccttcccgttttctatgaagttAGCAACCATGATTATGGCAGACACGTTTTGCTCCCACACCATCCTCCAGAAGTCCCCTATTGTGTCGAGTTTTTCTGCCTTGGGGCCCTGGGTAGCGATGTAATGCATTTTCTGTCCGTAACCctatgaggaaagaaaaaatatttatttttaagaaataagaataataagaagggcAATAGAAAACGGACATTTCCGACCGGCATGACTTCGAAAGAAAACGGACTACATTATACGTTTTTTTCCNNNNNNNNNNNNNNNNNNNNNNNNNNNNNNNNNNNNNNNNNNNNNNNNNNNNNNNNNNNNNNNNNNNNNNNNNNNNNNNNNNNNNNNNNNNNNNNNNNNNNNNNNNNNNNNNNNNNNNNNNNNNNNNNNNNNNNNNTTTATGAGAGGGTTGGCCTAGGAAGAATGAAATTCCAAATGTGAATAAGTTTGTTTTGAAGGAAACCAAGAGAAATGTGTGAGTTTATATTTTCTTACATTGAAAACAACANNNNNNNNNNNNNNNNNNNNNNNNNAGAAAAAGTTAAAACACTGTAATACAGACCCTGAGACACTATGCAAATCACAACTTTCTCATACTGTAACAGACtaatttcttcgtttattttgttCAATATGTTCCTAATACTATATCCATTTATGNNNNNNNNNNNNNNNNNNNNNNNNNNNNNNNNNNNNNNNNNNNNNNATAGTTTCCAGTCGCTTACCCTAATATGATTGGCGTTGATGTAATCTGAATGCGCCACGTCATTCTTCAGGGTCAGTATCACCCTTGTGTCGTCATCTGTAAGGTCGAATTTCGCTTAAATCTCGCCCAAACTATCGCTTACTGCAGTTAatcgtacacatatataaaacgaactttaaatatttttaattgttatttctttttaagcAGTTTATAACGCGCGCCATTGCAATCATTCGTATCAATCATTAAAACATATGATTTACTAGTCACACTATtgcaataattcataatataacttttttttttttcacttaccaAGCCCGTCATggtaataattcatataaatccACAAGATTCACATAAATTACTATAAACTTAATAATTCACAGTTCACATAAACCATAAAAGATTTTACAAATCACTCGTAAAGCCCGTCGTTGCAAAAActcatataaaaataacaatgaacatCTTTAAAAATCACTTACAACCCCCTTATTGCAACAATCCACGTggattattaacattttttaaatattacgtgCAATCCTCTATTGCAACAATTCACGTGAATATCAACATCTTTGAAAATCACTTACAAACCCGGCCATTGcaataattaatacaaaattattaacattattttatcacTTACGAGTCACACACCCttgcaataattttaataaaatcatgaCCAGCTTTTGAATAACATATAAGGCTCGCCATTACAATATTTCACNNNNNNNNNNNNNNNNNNNNNNNNNNNNNNNNNNNNNNNNNNNNNNNNNNNNNNNNNNNNNNNNNNNNNNNNNNNNNNNNNNNNNNNNNNNNNNNNNNNNNNNNNNNNNNNNNNNNNNNNNNNNNNNNNNNNNNNNNNNNNNNNNNNNNNNNNNNNNNNNNNNNNNNNNNNNNNNNNNAAAAAATTAAGAATTACTTACAAGGCAAGTTGTTTCGGTAAcggtttttcttcttattttcaggTAGGTTGCCAACGTCCATTTTCCTGCCGGTGTTTTCGGGTATGGTCTtgtgggaaagaaaatgggataNNNNNNNNNNNNNNNNNNNNNNNNNNNGTAACNNNNNNNNNNNNNNNNNNNNNNNNNNNNNNNNNNNNNNNNNNAATGGCATCANNNNNNNNNNNNNNNNNNNNNNNNNNNNNNNNNNNNNNNNNNNNNNNNNNNNNNNNNNNNNNNNNNNNNNNNNNNNNNNNNNNNNNNNNNNNNNNNNNNNNNNNNNNNNNNNNNNNNNNNNNNNNNNNNNNNNNNNNNNNNNNNNNNNNNNNNNNNNNNNNNNNNNCTTTGAACTCGTCAGCCGCCTCACTCGACCCAATGACTCGGTTGAGGTACGACTCGACCCCCACGCGAGGAACACGACGGTAATCGTTGTCGTAAATTTCTTGCAGGTCGATGTTTTCATATACAGGGTCCTGCTNNNNNNNNNNNNNNNNNNNNNNNNNNNNNNNNNNNNNNNNNNNNNNNNNNNNNNNNNNNNNNNNNNNNNNNNNNNNNNNNNNNNNNNNNNNNNNNNNNNNNNNNNNNNNNNNNNNNNNNNNNNNNNNNNNNNNNNNNNNNNNNNNNNNNNNNNNNNNNNNNNNNNNNNNNNNNNNNNNNNNNNNNNNNNNNNNNNNNNNNNNNNNNNNNNNNNNNNNNNNNNNNNNNNNNNNNNNNNNNNNNNNNNNNNNNNNNNNNNNNNNNNNNNNNNNNNNNNNNNNNNNNNNNNNNNNNNNNNNNNNNNNNNNNNNNNNNNNNNNNNNNNNNNNNNNNNNNNNNNNNNNNNNNNNNNNNNNNNNNNNNNNNNNNNNNNNNNNNNNNNNNNNNNNNNNNNNNNNNNNNNTGGACACCGACCTCTCGAGATAACGAAGCTGTGTCTGGAAGTGACGAAACATTTTGGAAAGAGATTTTTCTGTCTTTCGGAACCAAATTGCTTTCCTGCTGATCTGAAAATTAGAATTTCTTGTGGGGATAAAGTGCGCCCGGTAGGTCTTCAGNNNNNNNNNNNNNNNNNNNNNNNNNNNNNNNNNNNNNNNNNNNNNNNNNNNNNNNNNNCCTGAGGAAACTGACTAGCTAATTATTATAGATTAAATGGGTAAAAACGTTTAAGGAAACACGTAATGCagttagaaaaataaatgaattcaaGAGCATATAAAACAAATACCTCNNNNNNNNNNNNNNNNNNNNNNNNNNNNNNNNNNNNNNNNNNNNNNNNNNNGTCTaggcaaaaataaataactaattaaTTAGTAAAANNNNNNNNNNNNNNNNNNNNNNNNNNNNNNNNNNNNNNNNNNNNNNNNNNNNNNNNNNNNNCAAATCTTACATGAAAGAGAAAATCATTTACAATCaaatacaataatagaaaaaaagataataaagtaaaaagaaaaagacaaaatcacgtagtaaagaaaaaaatatgaaaatgtggaCCCTCNNNNNNNNNNNNNNNNNNNNNNNNNNNNNNNNNNNNNNNNNNNNNNNNNNNNNNNNNNNNNNNNNNNNNNNNNNNNNNNNNNNNNNNNNNNNNNNNNNNNNNNNNNNNNNNNNNNNNNNNNNNNNNNNNNctatataaatagataaagtagataaaaAGCGTTTAAAATCACAATGAAAAACCGTNNNNNNNNNNNNNNNNNNNNNNNNNNNNNNNNNNNNNNNNNNNNNNNNNNNNNNNNNNNNNNNNNNNNNNNNNNNNNNNNNNNNNNNNNNNNNNNNNNNNNNNNNNNNNNNNNNNNNNNNNNNNNNNNNNNNNNNNNNNNNNNNNNNNNNNNNNNNNNNNNNNNNNNNNNNNNNNNNNNNNNNNNNNNNNNNNNNNNNNNNNNNNNNNNNNNNNNNNNNNNNNNNNNNNNNNNNNNNNNNNNNNNNNNNNNNNNNNNNNNNNNNNNNNNNNNNNNNNNNNNNNNNNNNNNNNNNNNNNNNNNNNNNNNNNNNNNNNNNNNNNNNNNNNNNNNNNNNNNNNNNNNNNNNNNNNNNNNNNNNNNNNNNNNNNNNNNNNNNNNNNNNNNNNNNNNNNNNNNNNNNNNNNNACCAGGTCTGGGTTCCGGTACCTGAAAGAatgatcataaatacatacatatctgcgcCATACACTCACATATGTTAGATTAAAAACACCTCTGGTATTATCGTcttactataactataactataatcaCGAGATTCAAAATTAGAAAATCAAATCGTCACGTAGTCTGTTTCCACGTAGAAATCTTGCTTAAATATATTTCCAAGTAACAGAGNNNNNNNNNNNNNNNNNNNNNNNNNNNNN
This window encodes:
- the LOC119581616 gene encoding receptor-type tyrosine-protein phosphatase alpha-like, producing MDVGNLPENKKKNRYRNNLPYDDTRVILTLKNDVAHSDYINANHIRGYGQKMHYIATQGPKAEKLDTIGDFWRMVWEQNVSAIIMVANFIENGKPKVAEYLRFGSSVETEEMIVSVVSRENLPHFMLTRVCLTTRNGQRRELWHYQFISWPDHGVPGEALSLASMMRHFRVRHPHGVTVVHCSAGIGRTGTVLLVLLLLDSLDLEDSMDPVEALARLRDSRARLVESFAQYSLALQILDEILFGTSTNVQLASLLEEVPRLLLECPNQYRKLKALPSALTYRVAEQQDVSALTRNHAAFPSDTWRVCLAAQEGVHESQYINAIRVTGLTNKEAFMVTEHPLASTSERFWRLVFERSCPVVVFLNEFSDKDEFPAVLPDQEEEWTFGRHRVRTLSIQPYSQSLLQARVTVTNPQNETYSAVVYQVTGWKYGQELPPSEDVPITLADLLFQVPRGPYSGPPLLCCSDGVTACGLVAAVTLVLERAVNHQSVDIYRTSVMLLRCRPQFITSVDQYAALYKSASLYLENFSTYSNIS